The DNA region ATTATGACCAAAAACAACTCCATACTCATCAAAGGCGCACGCGTCAACAACCTGAAAAATATAGACGTAGAAATACCCCGGAACAAACTTGTCGTCATCACCGGGTTGTCCGGTTCGGGTAAATCCTCCCTGGCATTCGACACACTTTATGCTGAGGGACAACGTCGTTATGTAGAAAGCCTGAGCAGTTATGCCCGCCAGTTCCTGGGACGTATGAGCAAGCCTGAATGTGACTTTATCAAAGGGATTCCGCCGGCCATTGCCATAGAACAGAAAGTGAGCAGCCGCAATCCACGTTCCACTGTCGGCACCTCTACCGAAATATACGAATACCTACGATTATTGTATGCCCGCATCGGACGGACATTCAGTCCCATTAGCGGAGAAGAAGTAAAAAAACATTCCACAGAGGATATCGTAAACTGTATGTTAGGTTATCCGGAAGGAACAAAATACACAGTGCTCGCTCCGATATTGGTACGTGAAGACCGTACCATGAAACAACAACTGGACATTGATATGAAGCAAGGATTCAATCGTCTGGAAGTAAACGGAGAGATGATACGCATTGATGAATACGAACCCAAGAAAGGAGATACCGTTTTCTTATTGATAGACCGCATGGTAGCATCCAAAGAAAAAGATGCGGTCAGCCGACTGACGGACTCTGCCGAAACGGCGATGTACGAAGGCGACGGTGCCTGTCTGCTCCGGTTCTATCAGCCTGACGGAACAACCAGCCTGTATCGCTTCAGCACCAAATTCGAAGCAGACGGCATTGCTTTTGAAGAGCCGAGCGACCAGATGTTTTCCTTCAACTCCCCCATCGGTGCCTGCCCTGAGTGCGAAGGTTTCGGTAAAGTAATCGGTATTGATGAACATCTGGTGGTTCCCAACCGTTCGCTGTCCGTTTACGACGGCGCCGTGGTGTGCTGGCGCGGTGAAGTGATGGGTGAATGGAAAGATATGGTGATACGAGGTGCCGAAAGAGCGGGATTCCCTATCTTTACACCTTACTATGAGTTGACGGACGCACAACGTCGGATGCTATGGGAAGGCACTCCTTACTTCCAGGGTATCAACGCCTTCTTTAAGATGGTGCAGGAAAATCAGTACAAGATACAATATCGCGTGATGTTGGCACGCTATCGTGGCAAAACACTTTGCCCGAAGTGCCATGGTACCCGCTTAAAACCCGAAGCCGGCTATGTACGAGTAGGAGGACGAAATATTTCCCAACTCGTAGATCTGCCGATTACGGAGTTGAAAACCTTCTTCGACGACCTGCAACTGGATAAGCATGATAAGGATGTTGCTACCCGTATCCTCACGGAAATCAACAGCCGTATCCGCTTCCTTCTCGATGTCGGATTGGGATATCTGACACTGAATCGTCTCAGCAACTCGCTTTCGGGTGGTGAGAGCCAACGTATTAATCTAGCCACTTCACTAGGCAGCAGCCTGGTAGGTTCACTCTACATTCTTGACGAACCCAGTATCGGACTACACAGTCGCGATACCGACAAGTTGATACACGTATTGCGTCAATTGCAACAACTGGGTAACACGGTTGTCATCGTGGAACATGACGAAGAAATCATCCGTGCAGCGGATTATATCATAGATATCGGTCCCAAAGCCGGCCGCCTGGGCGGACAAGTGGTCTATCAGGGAGATATGAAAGATTTGCAGCCGAACAGCGACAGCTACACCGTCCGGTATCTACTAGGAGAAGAAGAAATTCCTGTCCCGGAACATCGCCGCCCATGGAATAACTACATAGAACTGACCGGGGCACGCGAAAATAACCTGAAAGGAGTAAACGTCCGCTTTCCTCTGAATGTAATGACTGTAGTGACCGGCGTCAGCGGTTCGGGAAAGAGTACGCTGGTACGCGACATCTTCTTCCGTGCCCTGAAGCGCGAACTGGATGAGTGCAGCGAACGTCCGGGTGAATTTGCTTCTATCCGTGGTGACCTGCAAAACCTGCGAAATGTAGAATTTGTAGATCAGAACCCTATCGGCAAATCCAGTCGTTCAAATCCTGTTACTTATATCAAGGCTTACGACGAAATCCGCAAGCTATGGGCGGAACAACCACTTGCCAAACAAATGGGATACACTGCCGGCTATTTTTCGTTCAACAGTGAGGGCGGACGTTGCGAAGAATGTAAAGGTGACGGAACCATCACAGTAGAAATGCAATTCATGGCCGACCTGGTACTGGAATGCGAAACCTGTCACGGGAAACGCTTTAAAGCTGATACATTGGAGGTTAAATTCCATGACGCTAACATCTACGATGTACTGGAAATGACCGTGAACCAAGCTATAGAGTTCTTCACCAAGCACGGACAGAAGAAGATAGTAAAAAAACTCGCTCCACTACAAGATGTAGGATTAGGCTACATCAAACTGGGACAGTCTTCCTCTACCCTTTCAGGTGGTGAAAACCAACGCGTGAAGCTGGCTTATTACCTCAGTCAGGAAAAGGCTGACCCTACCCTGTTCATCTTCGACGAACCGACTACAGGACTGCATTTCCATGATATTCGCAAATTACTAGAGGCTTTTGATGCCTTGATATTACGGGGACATTCCATCGTAATCATCGAGCACAACATGGACGTTATCAAGTGTGCCGACTATGTGATAGACCTCGGACCGGAAGGTGGCGACAAAGGTGGAAATCTGGTAGCGGCAGGTACACCGGAAGAAGTGGCAAAATGTGCGGCAAGTTATACAGGACAATTCCTGCAAGAAAAACTGCACATGAAATAATTGAATTTATAATAATCTGCAAAACGGAAAAATCTTAACCCGCTTAATTCATAATAGGAGTTAAAGAAGTTATCACTTCGTTAGGAGTTAAAGGAGTTAGAGCCGATAGTGCTTTTTACGGATGTCAATAGTATTGGCTCTAACTCCTGCGTATGAGTTATGTAAGTTAGAAGTAGAAACCGAAACCAACCTTCAGACCAAATACCGAACGGTCACCGTTTACGTTCCAGTACACAGCCGGCTCAAGTGTCACCGTCCTCGACAGGAAGAAAGCGTAACCCGCTTCAGCACCGAAAGAAAACTTGGTATCATCGCTTGTCCCCCAATCCCAACGGTCTACGTTGACATCAGCGCCCAGATATAGACCAATCTTACTGAAATAGTAACGACCGCCTACACCGAGGGTATAAACATCCGTATCACCTCCTTTTTCATTCCATTTGGCTCCTGCATGTATCAGTAACGCCACATTATCCAGCAGAAACGCACCACCTTTGGCTTCAATGCCAAATGAAGTCTTGTCTGTCTCTGTATTATGCGACAAACCTAAGCCGGAAATCGACGGATTCAAGATCCACTTTCCTTTTTCAAATTGTGCCTGGGCAGCCACTGTGGCCACAAGCAGACAAACGAGTAATGCTAATTTTTTCATTGTTACTTATTAGTTTTTGGTGTTATTGTACTTCTCATCTTCCTCTTTACGTTTTCGCTGCAAGTCTTCTTTCTTACGCAACACCAACCAGAGGATAAACACAATGATATAGGATGCTGCAACAGTGACGTATTTTTCCGTATCACTGATAACAGTGTTGCGCGGCAGGAAATAAGCTGCCGTAGCACTCACATAGATAAGCAGAGCGATCGTGATGCTTGTAGATTTTTTAAATCTCTTCATTACCAAAGTTTTTTAGTCGTTTTAAAATACCAGATACTAAACCAGAGCGCAGCTACCACAGCCGCCAGGATGGCAACGCCGAGAGCTGCCTGAGGTCCTAAGCCAAAGCCTTCGGGGGCTATGCAGATGTATGTTGTACAAACAGTTGTCATAAATACAGCCGGAACATAAGTTACATAAAAGTAATGCCCTTTCTTTTCACGCACCAGATAGACGGTAATCGCCCAAAGCGTAAAGACGGAAAGCGTCTGATTGGTCCATGCAAAGTAACGCCAAATCATGTCAAAGCCCTCTTTGTCGCTCAAACTGTAGAGCAACAAACCAATAGCAGCGAGAAACATAGGAATACATATATACAAACGACGACGCATGGATTTTTGTTCCATTCCGAGGAAGTCTGCCACAATAAGTCGGGCAGAGCGGAAAGCGGTATCACCACTCGTGATAGGCGCGGCAATCACACCTAATATAGCAAGGAATCCTCCCGCAGTACCGAGCCAATCTTTGGTGATAGCATCCACTACTACGGCAGCATTCGTCTCCCCCATTCCGTTTTCATGAAAGAAATAGGTGGCAGCTGCAGCCCAAATCAGGGCAACAATACCTTCGGTAATCATAGCACCATAGAACACAGGGCAACCGTGACGTTCACTCGTCATACAACGGGCCATCAACGGACTTTGCGTAGCATGAAAACCACTGATAGCACCACAGGCTATGCTGACAAACATAATCGGGAAAATGGGCAGTTCAGCGGCATTAGGATTCGTATTCTGTAATCCGTCCCAGAATTCCGGCAAGACAGGATGCTTCACATAAAGCATCACCAGTATACCCACCGCCATAAATAGCAATGCAATAGCAAAAAGCGGATATATCTTACCTATAATTTTATCAACCGGCAACAAAGTGGCAAAAATATAATAGATAAATACCACTATTATCCAGAATGTAACATCCAATGATTCCGGTGTCAGTTTTGCCAACAATCCGGCAGGGCCAGCCACAAAGACAGCTCCTACCAATATCATCAAAAGAACGGTAAAGCCACGCATCACCTGCTTGGTAGTTACTCCCAGATAGCGACCGATGATCTCCGGCAAACTTTCACCGCCATTACGCAGAGAGAGCATACCTGCCAGGTAATCATGTACGGCTCCGGCAAAGATACTGCCGAACACAATCCACAAATAAGATGATACACCAAATTTAGCCCCCATAATAGCACCGAAGATAGGACCCAAACCGGCAATATTAAGAAATTGTATCATAAAAATCTTCCAGGTGGGCAAAGGGATATAATCCACCCCATCGGTCTTAGTCAAAGCAGGCGTCTTACGATCATCAGGACCGAAAATATGTTCGATGAAACGCCCGTAAAGAAAATAACCTGCTATTAATGCCAGCAGACAAAGCGTAAATGTAATCATGGTGCGTTATTCATTATTTTTAATGGACGCAAATGTAATAGTTTCTAAGGAAACTGCACAACATTCTCAAGTGTTTTACTTATCTTCGCCGCTAAAAATGACAGAAATAAAGAAAGAAAAGAGAATTTGTTTAGAATAAGTATTAGGTATTACAATAAAATCTCTATCAACATGAAACAGTTACTTCTCACTATATTATTTATCACATTCGTTCTGCCCCTTACCGCGCAACCCACCGGTGAGATGGTTACCCATCCTCCAAAATACGAAGTGCGCGCTGCCTGGGTCACCGCCGTCTATGGTTTGGACTGGCCCCGTACCCGTGCCACCAGTCCCGAAGGCATCCGAAAACAAAAGGCAGAACTAGTCGAAATACTTGACCGACTGAAAGATGCTAACTTCAACACTGTGCTCTTCCAAACGCGAACGCGCGGTGACGTACTCTACCGCTCAAAGATAGAACCGTTCAATTCCATCCTGACCGGGAAAACAGCTGTTGATCCGGGATACGATCCACTGGCTTTCGCCATAGAAGAGTGTCATAAGCGTGGTATGGAGTGCCATGCTTGGATGGTAGCCATTCCGTTAGGCAATCGCAAGCATGTTGCCAATCTGGGCAATGCTTCCGTAACCAAACAGAAATCCGCTATTTGTGTGCCTTATAAGCGTGAATACTTCCTCAATCCCGGAAATCCGCAAACCAAAGAATACCTGATGAGCCTTGTACGCGAAGTCGTAGAAAAATATGACGTAGATGGCGTTCACTTCGATTATCTGCGTTATCCGGAGAATGCTCCCCGATTCCCTGACACCTATGATTTCCGGAAATACGGCAAAGGACGCGACCTCGCCCAATGGCGCAGGGATAATATTACGGAAATCGTCCGCCATCTCTACAAAGGTGTGAAAGCCCTGAAACCCTGGGTAAAGGTAAGTACCTGCCCCGTAGGAAAATATCGCGATACTTCCCGTTACCCTTCCCGCGGGTGGAATGCTTTTCATACTGTCTACCAGGATGCGCAAGGCTGGCTGGGTGAAGGCATACAGGATCAGATATATCCCATGCTTTACTTCCGGGGTAACCATTTCTATCCTTTTGCCCTCGACTGGCAGGAACAAAGTAATGGTCGCCAGATCATTCCCGGACTGGGTATCTATTTTCTCGATCCCAGTGAAGGAAACTGGACACTGGATGAAGTGGAGCGTCAGATGCACTTCATCCGTACCCACAAACTGGCAGGTCAGGCCCATTATCGCGTGAAATATCTGATGGACAACACACAAGGGTTGTATGATGTATTGGAAGAGAACTTTTATACCGCTCCTGCCCTGCAACCTGCCATGCCCTGGATAGACAACGTACCACCGACAGCCCCTACCGGCCTTACCGTCACCCAGCTGCCGGACGGATACATCCACCTCAGTTGGATGCCTGCCACGGACAATGACAAACACAACGTACCGACCTACGTCATTTACGGCTCGGACACTTACCCGGTGGATACCTCCAATCCGGAAAACATCATTGCCCAGCGAGTACAGGGAACGGAATACACGTATGCTCCCATCCGCTTCTGGACGGCAAAGAGGTATTTTGCCGTCACTGCCGTGGACCGTTGCGGCAATGAAAGCGAAGCGTGCAGATAACTCTCCCGGATGCCACACTTCAACACCCCCAATGCCACACCTGAACGGGGGAAATGCCACACTTGAACAGGTGCAAAGTGTGGCGTCGGAGACGTCGAGATGTGGCATTTCACCTGCTAAGGTACGGCATTGAGGGCGATGAAGCGTGGCATCCAACCAACGAAGCCCCGCAACCGGACAATAAAGTTCAGTATTAGAAAAATCAACATCAGCAGCACTTTTTTCTTTTTCTGCTGTTGTTGTTATTATATCTTTTATATTCTCTTCATTAGTTGTATTGGTATTTTCGTCAACAATACTATTATCCAATACTTTAGCTGAATTTTCAGCGCTTTTCTCCTCCTTTTCCTTCGACGTTTTTTGCTGTTTTTCGTCATTTTTTGACTCAAAAATCGACGATTCCGATGCACTTTTGAACGTTTTTGATTTTTTTTCCCGAACCGTTTTCTCCGGTTTTTCATCTTCATTCCCATCTGTTGCCTTCCATACCTGAACCCGTTGACCTATCGGATTCAGTTCGGCGGGCATGAAAGAACCGTCTTCTTCAAAATCGAAAAGTCCGTAACAAAAGATGATCTTTTTGACATAGGCAAAAGAAATTTTATAGAGTTTACAGAAAGGGCGCAGATATTTCATATCGCCGCATGAGTCGGGCAGCATAGCCAGTTTCTCAATGACAAACCAATAAGCCCCTGTTCCCTTGAGCTTTTCCTTCTCCAGCAGATATTCCATCCTGGGGTCGCACATCGCCATCAAGGGATGTTGCAAATAAAAATTCCTTTTCATCTTTTCTTTATGTTTTAGTTTAAAGCCATAAAGATAAGAATAGCATGTGAGACAGTCGGAGGTTCCGTGAGGTTATGTGAGGTTTCGTGAGGTTAAATGAGGTTCCGTAAGGTTAACACACCTCCACCCGCACGTAAGCCCGATATCTGCTTTGAGGAGTAACCGGTACCAAGGACAAATAGCCGGAAACAATCCTTCCATCCTCCACTACCAATGGATAATCCCTCATGTCCTGTTCATGTTGCGCCCGCAAAGCTTCGGCAGAAGGGAAATTGTCGACATTAAAGATTCCTTTGCTACCGGGAGCGACGAAATTATCATAAAGCTGACGGGCAACCATCCCCATAGTCATGCGCACATTAACTTCAACATGTGGATAAATGGCGTATGGATATCCTCTCTGATCCGGACAGATCATCATATCTATCCCCATAGGACCAGAATAATACCTGCCATAAATTCCTTCTATAACTTTCTGCAAATACTCACGAATGCCCACAAATGCTTCCAAAGGGATATACCGTAGAATCCACTGTTCCACTTCCTCATTAGAAACCAACATATTACCACGATAAACACCTTTCTCATCCGTAATAAAATGCGAGTAGCCGCTAAACAGTACCTTCCCCCTGCCATTGGAGTAGAATTCCATGGCAAAATCTCCCTCCTTTTTATATATAGGTTCCAGTACAAGAGCTCCGTATTTCGCTAATTCCCGACGACACCAATCAGCCGTAGATTTCGCCAGCCCGCGGCGACACCAACGTAACCCCTTTCCGCTGCCCGACCACACGGACTTGAACAAGTAGCCGTCCTTAAAATCATCGACTATATCCGGAACGCGGAATTCCTTGCCCTCCCCTGATATCAGAAAATGGCGTCCACAAGCACATTTGAGGGTTTTATTCAGTTCAAACGTCAGAGCAAGAGCCATCGCATACGCACGGGAAGAGAGCATACGACACTCGCGCAACTCTGCTTCCGTAGGAAGTTTATGTTCGGCAATACCGGCTTTCTGCATACGCTTGCGGAAAGCGCGGTTCCATCCCCAAGGTACAATTTGGGATTCCGCATAATCGGGTAATTCCGGTTCAGTGACCAATTGCACGGAAAGAGGAAACAATTGTTTCATTTTCTGCAAATAATCTGCATTATAAGCTGATGGGGCAAGTACTGCACTACCGGGCTGAACATACCAAACAGGTAATAAGGCGAGATCCTGAGCCATTCGGCGGGCAGATGCAGGAGCTATATAATTCTCTTCATTACTAGCAAGTGCCATGTCCGTGTCTGGGTTAAATACATAGAGTTTCATAACTATTACAGTTCTTTATTTATTAAGGCCACAAAATTACAGAGAAAAACAAGGCAAAGCAAATATATAAACTTCACTAACAAAAAAGATATTTTGCCATCTCTACTTTGCAATTCTACAAAAAAGACGTATATTTGTCGCCCGATAAACCGAATTTAACAGCATGGAAGCATTCTACCGCACACACGCCTATCTTGTTGAGCATACCAATGCCCCCGTTCGCCGTGACCTCATGGATGAGATCAACTGGAACGACCGTCTTATCGGTATTAAAGGAACGCGTGGTGTAGGCAAAACCACGTTTCTGTTGCAATACGCCAAAGAGAAATTCGGAACCGACCGTTCCTGCCTCTTCATTAATATGAACAATTTCTACTTTTCCAATTTCAGCATCGTTGATTTCGCATACGAATTTCAACGCCGCGGTGGAAAAGTATTGCTGATAGACCAGGTATTCAAACATCCGGACTGGAGCAGAGAACTGAGAATGTGTTACGACCGTTTTCCAAACCTCAAAATCGTGTTCACCGGTTCGTCCGTAATGCGACTGAAAGAGGAAAACTTGGAACTGCGTGATATAGTGAAGAGTTATAACCTGCGTGGTTTCTCCTTCCGTGAGTATCTGAACCTGCAAACAGGCATGAAGTTCCGGGCTTATACACTGGAAGAGATTCTGAGTAACCACGAACAGATTGCCAAAGGCATTCTTTCGAAGGTACGCCCACTGGATTACTTGCAGGACTACCTGCACCACGGTTTCTATCCGTTCTTCCTGGAGAAACGCAATTTCTCGGAGAATCTGCTGAAAACCATGAATATGATGGTAGAAGTGGATATCCTGCTTATCAAACAGATTGAACTGAAATATCTTTCAAAAATCAAGAAATTGCTTTATATGCTGGCAGTAGATGGTCCGAAAGCACCAAATGTAAGCCAGTTGGCAAACGATATACAGACATCCCGTGCCACGGTGATGAACTACATCAAATATCTGGCAGACGCACGCCTTATCAATATGGTATATCCGAAGGGAGAAGAATTCCCCAAGAAACCATCGAAGATTATGATGCACAACTCTAACCTGATGTACTCCATCTATCCCGTGAAAGTAGAAGAGCTGGATGTGCTGGACACTTTCTTCGCAAATTCCTTGTGGAAAGATCACAAGGTGAACAAAGGCGACAAGAATATGTCGTTCCTGGTGGACGATGTGATGCCTTTCAAGATTTGTCCGGAAGGAATGAAGATTAAGAACAATCCCGGCGTCACCTACGCCCTGCACAAAGCGGAAATAGGAAGAGGGAATCAGATTCCACTCTGGATGTTCGGCTTTTTATATTGAGATTTATTCACTTAATAATAATTCAATTTAGTTATGACTAAACAGAAGAAATTCATTACTTGTGATGGTAACCAGGCTGCTGCGCATATCTCGTATATGTTCTCTGAAGTAGCTGCTATCTATCCCATCACTCCCTCTTCTACGATGGCTGAGTACGTAGACGAATGGGCTGCCGCAGGACGCAAAAACATCTTCGGCGAAACAGTATTGGTACAGGAAATGCAATCGGAAGCCGGTGCTGCCGGAGCCGTTCACGGTTCATTGCAAGCCGGTGCGTTGACAACTACTTACACTGCATCTCAAGGTCTGTTGCTGATGATCCCGAATATGTACAAGATTGCCGGTGAATTCCTGCCTTGCGTATTCCACGTATCAGCCCGTACACTGGCTTCTCATGCTCTGTGTATCTTCGGTGACCACCAGGACGTTATGTCAACCCGTATGACTGGTTTCGCTATGTTGGCAGAAGGTTCTGTACAGGAAGTTATGGATCTCGCCGGTGTTGCTCACTTGTCAACTATCAAAGCTCGTGTACCATTCGTTAACTTCTTCGATGGTTTCCGTACTTCTCACGAAATCCAGAAGATCGAGATGTTGGAAAACGATGATCTCGCTCCGCTGATCGACCAGAAAGCTTTGGCAGAATTCCGTGCCCGCGCATTGAATCCGACGAATCCGGTTGCCCGTGGTATGGCTGAAAATCCCGATCACTTCTTCCAGCACCGTGAATCATGCAACAACTACTACGAAGCAGTTCCTGCTATTGTAGAAGAATACATGAATGAAATTTCTAAAATCACAGGACGTAAATATGGCTTGTTCGATTACTATGGTGCTGAAGACGCAGAACGCGTAATTATCGCTATGGGTTCTGTAACCGAAGCTGCCCGCGAAGCTATCGACCACCTGATGGCTAATGGCGAAAAGGTAGGTATGGTTGCTGTACACTTGTATCGTCCGTTCTCTGCTAAGCACTTCCTGGCTGCTGTGCCTAAGACTGCTAAGACTATTGCAGTTCTTGACCGTACGAAGGAACCGGGTGCTAACGGCGAACCGTTGTACCTCGATGTAAAAGACTGCTACTATGGTGCAGCTGATGCTCCGGTAATCGTAGGTGGCCGTTACGGTTTGGGTTCTAAAGATACCACTCCTGCTCAGATCATTGCCGTATTCAAGAATCTGGCTATGCCGATGCCGAAGAACCACTTCACTATCGGTATCGTAGACGACGTAACCTTCACTTCACTTCCTCAGGAAGAAGAAATCGCATTGGGCGGTGCAGGTATGTTCGAGGCTAAATTCTACGGACTGGGTGCTGACGGTACGGTAGGTGCTAACAAGAACTCTGTGAAAATCATCGGTGACAACACTGACAAACACTGCCAGGCTTATTTCTCTTATGACTCTAAGAAGTCAGGTGGTTTCACTTGTTCTCACTTGCGTTTCGGTGATACTCCGATCCGTTCTACATACTTGGTAAATACTCCGAACTTTGTGGCTTGCCACGTTCAGGCTTACCTGCACATGTATGATGTAACCCGTGGTTTGCGCAAGAACGGTACATTCCTGCTGAATACAATCTGGGAAGGCGAAGAACTGGCTAAGAACCTGCCTACCCGCGTGAAGAAGTACTTCGCTAAGAACAATATCTCCGTATACTATATCAACGCAACTCAGATTGCACAGGAAATCGGTTTGGGTAACCGTACCAATACAATCCTGCAATCTGCATTCTTCCGTATCACAGGCGTAATTCCTGTTGACTTGGCTGTAGAACAGATGAAGAAATTCATCCAGAAGTCTTACGGTAAGAAGGGTGAAGATATCGTAAACAAGAACTATGCTGCCGTTGACCGTGGTGGTGAATACAAGCAATTGACCGTGGATCCTGCTTGGGTTAATCTGGCTGACGACGCTAAGACTGAAAACAATGATCCCGCATTCATCAATGAAGTAGTTCGTCCGATCAATGCACAGGACGGTGACTTATTGCCGGTATCTGCATTCAAGGGTATCGAAGACGGTACTTGGTATCAAGGTACAGCTAAATACGAAAAACGTGGTGTAGCTGCTTTCGTTCCCGAATGGAATGCTGAAAACTGTATCCAGTGTAACAAGTGTGCCTATGTTTGTCCTCACGCTTCTATCCGTCCGTTCGTTCTGGATGCTGAAGAGCAGAAGGGTGCAAACTTCGAAATGCTGAAAGCGGTAGGTAAAGTATTCGACGGTATGACATTCCGTATCCAGGTTGACGTTCTCGACTGTCTGGGTTGCGGTAACTGTGCCGACATCTGTCCGGGTAATCCGAAGAAGGGTGGCAAGGCTTTGACTATGAAACATCTGGAAAGCCAGTTGAACCAAGTTCCTAACTGGGATTACTGCGCTGAAAAGGTAGCAAGCAAGCAACATCTGGTTGACGTTAAGGCTAACGTAAAGAACTCTCAGTTCGCTACTCCGTTGTTTGAATTCTCAGGCGCTTGCTCCGGTTGTGGTGAAACTCCGTATGTGAAGTTGATCACTCAGTTGTTCGGTGACCGCGAAATGGTAGCTAATGCAACAGGCTGTTCTTCTATCTACTCTGGTTCAGTACCTTCTACTCCTTATACTAAGAACGAAAAGGGGCAAGGTCCTGCATGGGCTAACTCACTGTTCGAAGACTTCTGTGAGTTTGGTTTGGGTATGGAACTCGCTAATGAAAAGATGCGTGACCGTATCGTGAAACTGTTCAACCAGATTCTGGAAGGCGAAAATGCTCCTGCTGAAGCTAAGGAAGTATTGAAAGCATGGATTGAAAACATGTACGATGCAGACAAGACTAAAGAACTTGCACCTCAGATCGAGGCTATCATCGAGCAAGGCATCGCTGCCGGCTGCCCGATCAGCAAGGAACTGAAAGGCTTGACTCAATATTTAGTAAAACGCAGCCAGTGGATCATTGGTGGTGACGGTGCTTCTTACGATATCGGTTACGGTGGTCTCGACCATGTAATCGCCAGCGGTAAGGACGTTAACATTCTGGTTCTGGATACTGAGGTTTACTCTAACACAGGTGGTCAGTCTTCTAAGGCTACTCCAGTGGGTGCTATCGCTAAGTTCGCTGCTGCCGGTAAGCG from Bacteroides sp. MSB163 includes:
- the uvrA gene encoding excinuclease ABC subunit UvrA, which gives rise to MTKNNSILIKGARVNNLKNIDVEIPRNKLVVITGLSGSGKSSLAFDTLYAEGQRRYVESLSSYARQFLGRMSKPECDFIKGIPPAIAIEQKVSSRNPRSTVGTSTEIYEYLRLLYARIGRTFSPISGEEVKKHSTEDIVNCMLGYPEGTKYTVLAPILVREDRTMKQQLDIDMKQGFNRLEVNGEMIRIDEYEPKKGDTVFLLIDRMVASKEKDAVSRLTDSAETAMYEGDGACLLRFYQPDGTTSLYRFSTKFEADGIAFEEPSDQMFSFNSPIGACPECEGFGKVIGIDEHLVVPNRSLSVYDGAVVCWRGEVMGEWKDMVIRGAERAGFPIFTPYYELTDAQRRMLWEGTPYFQGINAFFKMVQENQYKIQYRVMLARYRGKTLCPKCHGTRLKPEAGYVRVGGRNISQLVDLPITELKTFFDDLQLDKHDKDVATRILTEINSRIRFLLDVGLGYLTLNRLSNSLSGGESQRINLATSLGSSLVGSLYILDEPSIGLHSRDTDKLIHVLRQLQQLGNTVVIVEHDEEIIRAADYIIDIGPKAGRLGGQVVYQGDMKDLQPNSDSYTVRYLLGEEEIPVPEHRRPWNNYIELTGARENNLKGVNVRFPLNVMTVVTGVSGSGKSTLVRDIFFRALKRELDECSERPGEFASIRGDLQNLRNVEFVDQNPIGKSSRSNPVTYIKAYDEIRKLWAEQPLAKQMGYTAGYFSFNSEGGRCEECKGDGTITVEMQFMADLVLECETCHGKRFKADTLEVKFHDANIYDVLEMTVNQAIEFFTKHGQKKIVKKLAPLQDVGLGYIKLGQSSSTLSGGENQRVKLAYYLSQEKADPTLFIFDEPTTGLHFHDIRKLLEAFDALILRGHSIVIIEHNMDVIKCADYVIDLGPEGGDKGGNLVAAGTPEEVAKCAASYTGQFLQEKLHMK
- a CDS encoding outer membrane beta-barrel protein, whose amino-acid sequence is MKKLALLVCLLVATVAAQAQFEKGKWILNPSISGLGLSHNTETDKTSFGIEAKGGAFLLDNVALLIHAGAKWNEKGGDTDVYTLGVGGRYYFSKIGLYLGADVNVDRWDWGTSDDTKFSFGAEAGYAFFLSRTVTLEPAVYWNVNGDRSVFGLKVGFGFYF
- a CDS encoding carbon starvation CstA family protein translates to MITFTLCLLALIAGYFLYGRFIEHIFGPDDRKTPALTKTDGVDYIPLPTWKIFMIQFLNIAGLGPIFGAIMGAKFGVSSYLWIVFGSIFAGAVHDYLAGMLSLRNGGESLPEIIGRYLGVTTKQVMRGFTVLLMILVGAVFVAGPAGLLAKLTPESLDVTFWIIVVFIYYIFATLLPVDKIIGKIYPLFAIALLFMAVGILVMLYVKHPVLPEFWDGLQNTNPNAAELPIFPIMFVSIACGAISGFHATQSPLMARCMTSERHGCPVFYGAMITEGIVALIWAAAATYFFHENGMGETNAAVVVDAITKDWLGTAGGFLAILGVIAAPITSGDTAFRSARLIVADFLGMEQKSMRRRLYICIPMFLAAIGLLLYSLSDKEGFDMIWRYFAWTNQTLSVFTLWAITVYLVREKKGHYFYVTYVPAVFMTTVCTTYICIAPEGFGLGPQAALGVAILAAVVAALWFSIWYFKTTKKLW
- a CDS encoding glycoside hydrolase family 10 protein gives rise to the protein MKQLLLTILFITFVLPLTAQPTGEMVTHPPKYEVRAAWVTAVYGLDWPRTRATSPEGIRKQKAELVEILDRLKDANFNTVLFQTRTRGDVLYRSKIEPFNSILTGKTAVDPGYDPLAFAIEECHKRGMECHAWMVAIPLGNRKHVANLGNASVTKQKSAICVPYKREYFLNPGNPQTKEYLMSLVREVVEKYDVDGVHFDYLRYPENAPRFPDTYDFRKYGKGRDLAQWRRDNITEIVRHLYKGVKALKPWVKVSTCPVGKYRDTSRYPSRGWNAFHTVYQDAQGWLGEGIQDQIYPMLYFRGNHFYPFALDWQEQSNGRQIIPGLGIYFLDPSEGNWTLDEVERQMHFIRTHKLAGQAHYRVKYLMDNTQGLYDVLEENFYTAPALQPAMPWIDNVPPTAPTGLTVTQLPDGYIHLSWMPATDNDKHNVPTYVIYGSDTYPVDTSNPENIIAQRVQGTEYTYAPIRFWTAKRYFAVTAVDRCGNESEACR
- a CDS encoding ATP-binding protein, whose amino-acid sequence is MEAFYRTHAYLVEHTNAPVRRDLMDEINWNDRLIGIKGTRGVGKTTFLLQYAKEKFGTDRSCLFINMNNFYFSNFSIVDFAYEFQRRGGKVLLIDQVFKHPDWSRELRMCYDRFPNLKIVFTGSSVMRLKEENLELRDIVKSYNLRGFSFREYLNLQTGMKFRAYTLEEILSNHEQIAKGILSKVRPLDYLQDYLHHGFYPFFLEKRNFSENLLKTMNMMVEVDILLIKQIELKYLSKIKKLLYMLAVDGPKAPNVSQLANDIQTSRATVMNYIKYLADARLINMVYPKGEEFPKKPSKIMMHNSNLMYSIYPVKVEELDVLDTFFANSLWKDHKVNKGDKNMSFLVDDVMPFKICPEGMKIKNNPGVTYALHKAEIGRGNQIPLWMFGFLY